In Perca fluviatilis chromosome 11, GENO_Pfluv_1.0, whole genome shotgun sequence, the following proteins share a genomic window:
- the rgs20 gene encoding regulator of G-protein signaling 20 isoform X2 has protein sequence MGSERMEMRKRQMSVQQESAAGGTAPAQQGQPVQANPRGSNACCFCWCCCCSCSWNEDRDERNRKASYDVKEGTADCEDCPKPTLEDVRLWGQSFDKLMCCPAGRNSFRQFLRTEFSEENMLFWLACEEFSKDPNKSAVEERARVIYEDYISILSPKEVSLDSRVRETINRNMQEPNLHTFEDAQLQIYTLMQRDSYPRYMNSAAYKNLLNTLSEQSPES, from the exons ATGGGATCAGAGCGGATGGAGATGCGAAAGAGGCAGATGTCGGTGCAGCAGGAGTCGGCAGCGGGGGGAACTGCACCGGCCCAGCAGGGCCAGCCGGTCCAGGCCAACCCACGGGGCTCAAATGCATGTTGCTtctgctggtgctgctgctgtagcTGTTCCTG GAATGAAGACCGTGATGAAAGGAACCGAAAGGCTTCTTATGACGTCAAGGAAGGGACTGCAGACTGTGAAGACTG CCCGAAGCCCACGCTGGAGGACGTGCGCTTGTGGGGGCAGTCGTTTGACAAGCTAATGTGTTGCCCAGCGGGGAGGAACTCCTTCCGACAGTTTCTTCGCACCGAGTTCAGCGAGGAGAACATGCTCTTCTGGTTAGCCTGTGAGGAGTTCAGCAAAGACCCCAATAAGAGTGCGGTAGAGGAGAGGGCTCGGGTCATCTATGAGGACTACATCTCCATTCTCTCGCCTAAAGAG GTGAGCCTTGACTCCCGTGTGCGTGAGACGATCAACAGGAACATGCAGGAACCCAACTTGCACACATTTGAAGATGCCCAGCTGCAGATCTACACGCTAATGCAAAGAGACTCGTATCCCCGCTACATGAACTCCGCAGCCTACAAAAACCTGCTCAATACTCTGTCAGAGCAGTCCCCTGAATCGTAG